A segment of the Rhizobium sp. ZPR4 genome:
GCCGACCCATTCACGATAGGCACCACTGGTGACGTTACGGACCCAGTCCTGGTTTTCGAGGTACCATGTGATTGTCTTGCGAATGCCAGTCTCGAACGTCTCCTCAGGCCTCCAGCCGAGTTCACGCTCGAGCTTGCGGGCATCGATCGCATAACGACGATCGTGACCGGGCCGATCCCTAACGAAGGTAATCTGATCACTGTAGCGGCCGCCATCGGCCTTCGGCCTCAACTCATCGAGGATGGCGCAGATCGTATGCACGACATCGAGATTCGGTTTCTCGTTCCACCCGCCAACATTATAGGTCTCACCGAGCTTGCCGGCTTCCAAGACGCGGCGAATGGCGCTGCAATGATCCCGGACGTAAAGCCAGTCGCGGATCTGCTGCCCGTCGCCATAGATCGGCAGGCTCTTTCCCGAAAGCGCGTTCAGGATCACCAGCGGGATCAGCTTTTCCGGAAAATGGTAAGGCCCGTAATTGTTGCTGCAGTTCGTCGTTAGGACAGGCAGGCCATAAGTATGCTGCCATGCCCGCACAAGATGATCGGAGGCCGCCTTGCTGGCCGAATAGGGGCTGTTCGGCTCATAACGATTGAGTTCGTTGAACGGCGCATCATCCTTCGACAGTGTGCCATAGACCTCGTCCGTGGAGACATGCAAAAAGCGGAAGCCTTGCTTCTCCCCATCCGGCAAGTCATCCCAATAGCCGCGCACAGCTTCCAGCAGATTGAAGGTACCGACAATATTCGTCTGGATGAAATCGCCGGGGCCATGGATGGAGCGGTCGACATGGCTTTCGGCTGCGAAATTGATGACCGCACGCGGCCGGTGCATCGCCAGCAAATCGCTTACCAGCTCGCGATCGCCAATATCGCCATGCACGAACACATGGCGATCATCACCCTTCAATCCCTTCAGCGTATCTAGATTGCCGGCGTAGGTCAGCTTGTCCAGATTGACGACCGTCTCGTCGTGTCGCTCAAGCCAGTCCAAGACAAAGTTCCCGCCGATAAACCCGGCTCCACCCGAAACCAATATCGTCATCTAAAATCCATTTTAGGCACGCAGCTAAATTGTCGACACAATCCAAGACAAATCAAATCTCATGACAAGGAGCAGTTTTCTCCTTCAAAAAGATTTCAATCATAGGAAGACGGATATCCGCCTCAAGCACCAGAGGCAAACCAAAAATGTTTATTCAAATCGGGAAGCTTGAAATTGGCTGGGGAACCTGGACTCGAACCAAGATTAACGGAGTCAGAGTCCGTCGTTCTACCATTGAACTATTCCCCAACGACCGCCAGGCGATAAAACCCTTCGCGGTGAAGGCTGGGCCTCTATAATAGAATTCGTCGCAGATGCAAATAGTTTAACGCAGGCAAATGCATTTTTTTGGTGGAGCACCGTCGATGCTCAAGATGATGGCCCCTGGTGGAAGTTTAGGATTGGTTATTTCACCAGCGCAACAGGCGCCTGCCGAGGACATATCCGACTGCCGTCACCATGGCGATCGCGATCGGGTACCAGAGCAGGACGAAAAGTGGGCTGTCGTCCGTGCAGTTGGAGGCATAGAAGGTTGCGGCGATGCCGCTAGCGGCAAGGCCGGCGACGGCGCCGGCCGCACCCGGCTTTTCCGGCGCGCCCTGGCGCAGGGCGAAAATGAAGCAGGCGAGCGGGCCGATCGACAAAAGCGGGATGAGCGTCAGGCAGAAGCGGGCGTTGTGGCCGATCATCCGCGCACTCCAGCTGTCGGCCGGCATGACGGCCATTTCGATGGCCGCGGCGGCAAGCAGCAGGATGGGCGCCAAGAGCAGCGTCCAGCCCCATAGACGCAGCGATGCGCCCGGCCGCCCGATGCGGAAGACGACAGCGCAGGCCGTTGCGGCAAGCGCGATGGTCACGACGAATTTGAACAGGAAACGGACAGTCTCCATGGCTGTATCGATATCGGCTCGAAAGCCGATCATGGCGAAGAAGACACCGCCGCTGATCAGGATGCCTGCGACGACCGCCAGGGTCAGGACCTTGCCGATCCGCATGCGGACCGGCGCGTCCTGCGCCAGAAGATTGATGAGGTCATCGGTTTTCACTGGTCTCACTCCGATACAAAGCCGCAAGCGCCTTTAGCGCGCGGTGCAGCGCCACGCGCACCGCCCCTTCCGTCATCTTCAGTCGGTCCGCCGTATCCCGTACGCTGGCTCCGTCAACGGAAATCGAGCGCACGATCGTCTTCCCCGGATCCTTCAACTGTTCCAGCATACGATCGACATCGAGCCGGTCCAAGGCGTCGGTATGCTCTTCCGCCTCCAGGAAATCGATCACATCGTCGATCGGTACGCTCATATGCCGCCCGCGCCGTCTCAGGCTGTCGATCAGCTTGTTGCGCACGATCGTCGACAGCCAGGGGCCGATCGGACGCGATGAATCCCATGTGCCGCGCTTCAGATGGACGGCCAGCAGCACTTCCTGAACTACATCCTCGGCCTCACTTACCGGTGCGCCCAGCTGATCGCAGCGTCTTTTCGCCATGGCACGCAGACGCGGCGTCACTGCGATGAGGAAACGGTGATAGGCCTGCGCATCGCCGCCGATGGCCGCGCGCATCCAGACTGCCCATTCCTCTTCGCGCGCCGAATGATTCATCCGACATCTCCTCTACGCGGGACCGCAAGCTTTCGTTACCGGCAACGGCAACTATTTTTCAAGCCCTTTCGTCTCCGCGACAGATTCTCCGCCGGATGCGTCTGCTATCCATGCACATGCCAGCCTCACCGCCACACCTGCTCGGCTATTGCCCGCCGCAGCAGATAGCCGGCACAATATAAATGACGCCATCTCGAAAAAAATTCCAATGCGGCTGTAACATCCGCTCCAGACGCTCCGTAGACCTCGATGCAAGCCAATGACGGCTCGCATCCATCTAGGAGACAGATCCATGAAGAACAGCATCCTCACCCTGGCCATCGCCGGCTCGATCGCCTCGGCACTCGCATCCGTCGCCGCCCCGGCCTCGGCTGCCGATACCAAGGAAAAATGCTACGGCGTCGCCCTGAAGGGTCAGAACGACTGCGCCGCCGGCAAGCACGATTGCGCCGGCAAGTCGACCATGAGCTACGACAAGATGTCCTTCAAGCTTGTTCCGACGGGCACCTGCACCTCGATGAAAACCCCGAAGGGTCATGGCTCACTGACCCCGGCCTGATCCGAAACCGGATCGATTGTCAACCATCGCTCGTAAGGAGTTTGCCATGAACAAAATGTCCGCACTCGCCCTGGCCGCCTCGGTCGCAGCCGCAGCGACGCTGGTTGCCGGCGCAACGACCGCCTCGGCCGCCGATGCCAAGGAAAAATGCTACGGCGTTGCCCTCAAGGGCCAGAACGATTGCGCCGCCGGCCCCGGCACGACCTGTGCCGGCACGTCGAAAGTCGACTACCAGCGGAACTCGTGGAAGCTGGTTCCCGCCGGGACCTGCGAGACGATCAAGACGCCGAGCGGTCACGGTACCCTGGCACAGGGTCCAGCCCCGGTCTGACAAGGCAGCGCAAACGCGTGGGCGGCGCAGCCTTTTACGAGCGCCGCCCGCCTTCCGAACGCAAACCGCTTCAACTTTGCTGGAATTGCCCGAACCCGGAGGCCCGCAATGAAACCGTCAGAACTTCCCCGCCGTGCCGGCGTCGGCTTCAAGCCGGAACATTTTGCCGCGATCAATGGCGCCGCGCAGCCGATCGGCTTCTTCGAAGTCCATGCCGAAAACTATATGGGCGACGGCGGTCCGCCACATGCGCAGCTCGGCAGGCTTCGTCAAGATTATGCGCTATCCATCCACGGCGTCGGCCTTTCCATCGGCTCGATGCAGGCACTGGACAAAGAGCATCTTGCTCGCCTGAAGATTGTCTGCGATCGCTACGAGCCGGAGAGTTTTTCGGAGCACCTCGCCTGGTCGACGCACGATACGACCTTTCTCAACGATCTCCTGCCCCTGCCCTATACCGAAGTGACGCTCTCGCAGGTCTGCGCCCATATCGATCAGGTGCAGACAATACTCGGTCGCCAAATGCTGCTCGAGAATCCGGCTACCTACCTGCTCTTCGAAGAGAGCACGATCGAGGAAACCGAATTTCTGGCCGAAGTCGCCAAACGCACCGGCTGCGGTCTGCTGCTCGACGTCAACAATGTCTTCGTCGCCGCCACCAATCATCACATGGATGCGCGAGCCTATCTCAAGCGCTTTCCGGTGCAATGGGTGCGCGAAATCCATTTAAGCGGACATTCGGAGACCATCGACGATGCCGGTGCGCCGCTTTTGATCGATAGCCACGATACGCCGGTCAAGGACCCCGTTTGGGAACTTTACGAGGAGCTGATCGGCCGCACCGGGCCAATCGCCAGCCTGGTCGAATGGGATAACGACGTGCCGGAATGGCCGGTTTTGCGGGCAGAGGCTGAAGCTGCCGACGCTATTTTGAAACGCGCCGCCGCACGTTGGGCAGCCTGAGGAGGGATCCATGTCTCTCGCCACTCAAAGCGAATTCGCCGCAGCGCTCGTCGATCCCGACCGCGCCGTACCGAAGGGCCTGACAGCCTGGAACGGCCCACGGCCGGCGCGACGTTTCGGCGTCTACCGCAATAATGTCGCCATCGGCCTGATCGGCGCACTCGCCTCCCGCTTCCCGGCCGCGGAAAGAATCGTCGGTGAGGAATTCTTCGCTGCCATGGCGCATGAATTCATCCAGTTGCACCCGCCGCGATCGCCGCTGCTGCTTGCCTATGGCGATGATTTCCCCGATTTCGTCGAGAGTTTCGAACCGGCACGGGAAATCCCCTATCTGCGCGATGTCATGCGATTGGAAGCGCTGCGGGGACGGGCTTATCACGCGGCGGACGCCGTGCCGCTTGATGCGGTTCTCCTGACGACCATCGAGCCAGCAGGCCTGACGGAGCTGACTTTCGTGCCGCATCCTTCCGCCTCGGTGGCACGTTCCGCCCATCCGGCCATCACCATCTGGGCGATGAACACCGGCGAAATCGAGCTTGCCGATATCGCCGATTGGACGGGTGAGGATGCTCTCGTCATCCGCCCGAAGATGATCGTCGAGGTGCATCGCCTGCCGCCGGGTGGCGCAACCTTTCTGGAGCAGCTGTTTGCCGGCGCAGCACTTGGCGGGGCCTATGAAGCCGCTCTCGCCGAAGCCGCCAATTTCGATCTTTCCGCCAATCTTGCCGGTGCGTTCACGGCAGGCGCTTTCATGGCCATTCGCTGAACGCTGGAGCCGGATGATTTCAGGTCGAAACGACCTGAAATCTGAATCCGCCTAAAATCAAACAAATCGAGCATGAGGTCGTCCGAAATCCCCTCGCACTTCGGCATCATGCTCTCGGGAGAACCGACATGCAGAACCAGATGATGACGGCCGCTTCGGCCGAACGCGAAACCGTGCCCCAAAGGCTCTACGGCGCCCTGAAACTTCTCGACCGCATCCCGCACGATTTGATCGCTCTCATTGCGCGGCTGTCGATCGCCGCCGTCTTCTGGCAATCCGGGCAGACGAAAGTCGATAGCTGGCACGTGACCGACAATGCCGTCTATCTCTTCCAGACGGAATACAAGCTGCCGCTGGTCGATCCCTGGATCGCCGCGCATATTGCCGCCTTCAGCGAACACTTCTTCCCATTTCTGCTGGTCATCGGCTTCGCAAGCCGGCTCTCGGCGCTGGCGCTCCTCGGCATGACACTTGTTATCGAGATCTTCGTCTATCCCGATGCCTGGCCGACGCATGGCACATGGGCAACCTGCTTTCTGGTGATCATAGCGGGCGGCCCTGGCCGCATCGCGCTCGATCATCTGATTGCCAGGCGTTTCGCGCGCTCGGCCTGAGGTCGATCAGACGGGAGCGCCATTTACTATTGGCGCTCCGTGATGCCAGGCTGGATGCGCCTTTTATTTTGCGCATGTCGTTGTCGCAAACCGCTTTTACGCTTTTGCGCGACTTGCTTCAGCGCAGGACTGGTTCCCCATGGAAACGGCGCTGCGAAGGCTTCGAGACGCCGAAACCCACCTCCATCATCAGCCGCGGCTTCTGCGTTGGCACGGTGCCCATATGGAAGCCAAAGGGATCTTCAACGAAACCGGAGCCGGCCTTGCCGGTCAGCGTCAGCGCATTGGCCTGCCCGTAGTAGTCGAGCACTTCGTTGGCAGGATGCCCGACAAGCAAGGTCAGCTGATGCCGGACCCGGCGGCGCTTATGGCTTCCCTTGACGAAGACATGCGGGCCGGTGCCCTCATCTACATCGACAAGATTGAAGAAGAACTTGAGCATTCGCCAGTCGTCGAGATCGAAGTGATACTTGTCGAGCGAGGCGAGGCTCCTGTCGGCTTCGGACGCCTGGGTCGGAAAGCTCCACCAAATGCGTGTCGTGATGACCTTGGCCTGGCCGCCGAGATACTGGCGGGCAACGTCAATCAGCAGCGGATCGCGCTGAACCGCCATGACGGCCTCGCAATCGAGCGAACGCTCGAAGAAGTGCCCGCTCAGGATCGGCCGCCCGAATCGCGCCTCCGCCTGCGAATGCTCGCTTGCGACGAATTCCAGCTGCCTGTTGAAATTGCCGTAGCAGCCGGTCGCCAGCGCGAATTCGGCAATCTCACGATGGATGTGATCCGGCAGCGTCAGGCTGGGATAGATGCCATCTGTCCGCAAGGCGTTGACGACAGCGCTGCGCTCGACGCCTGCAAACATCGAGGCACCGGAAACCGGAAGCCTGACGGTCTGCTTGGTGGCAAACCAATGCATCCGCCGAAACGGCAGGGTTCGAGCCAACAGGAACATAGGCAACCAGGCCGGATTCTCTTTGAGATCGGTCAGATAAGTCGGTATCCTAACAGCCATACGCTTGAAGCGGCTACCCTGCCGGGCGACGGACTCCAAGTCTCTTGCCGGGGGATTGTGCATAGCTATCCTTTCCGCACATGTGCAAAACCCGTGGCAACAGGCCCAACTCCTGTTGATGCGATGTAATCCTTTGAAACTTTAATGTTTATTCGCACTGGCGAATATCTGCTGCATCGCGGCAAATAGGGGTCGGTCGCCCTTGGTCAAGAGGGCGAAAACTCAAAACCTGATTGAATCGGTAGAAATTTCCGCAGAAACACGCTACGCTTTTGAAAACGTTTGCGAAATCGCCCGGAACAGTTGTTTTTCGCATCTGATGGTCAAAATGGGCGAGGGGATTGCGGGGATCGTGGATTTCGTTTGCCGTTGCTTAGGATAATAAAGCTAAAAACTGGATAGGAGCAGATGGAAGCGTAAAGTTGCGGATAGGCGGCAGCGGTCTATACCGGCCGCAATTTTCACTGTCTTCTAACAGTCATATTCCTGTTCGCATTATTGGCTAAATGAGCGAGAAAACGTCAAAGAAAGCCCCTTAGATGACAGAAACGAAGACCTTTGAGCCGGCGGAAGGCATTGTCGATTTCGACGCGGGCGAGGGCGAGAGCCCAACCGTTGTGGAGATGGACGATTATACCAAAAGCCTCGCGCAGGCGAAGGCCAAGTCCGTCAAGCTGATCGATGCCATCACCGGTCAGGTGCTGAAGAAAAAAGATGCTGTGCATGTCGACGATCTCCGCCCCTCGCTGGCGGACTTCATGCGGCTGAAGCATCCCGAGCTTCGCGCCGACGACTATATCAGCCGCAAGGTCATGGACGATTATCGCGCCCAGTATATCGCCGAGCTTTTGACCGACGAGCGTGGCGAGCTGTCCAACCTCGAGGACGAGGTCGTCGAAAGCCTGAAGACGCATGATACGCTGGCCGAAAACATCGAAGAGGACTACGAGGACCACCGCTCGATCGGCGACCGGATGGCCGACGGGGTCGCGATATTCGGCGGCAGCTGGACCTTCATCATCTCCTTCTGTCTGTTCTTGACCGTATGGATGGGCATCAATGTCCTCATGGGCGACAACAAGGCTTTTGATGCCTATCCGTTCATTCTGCTGAACCTCATTCTCTCGACGATCGCCGCCCTGCAGGCGCCGATCATCATGATGAGCCAGCGCCGCCAGGAACAGAAGGATCGCCTGCGCGCCCTCAATGACTACAAAGTCAACCTGAAGGCCGAACTGGAAATCCGCCACCTGCATGAAAAGGTCGACCACCTCCTCAATCGCCAATGGGAGCGCCTGACCGAGATCCAGCAAATCCAGATCGAGATGATGCTGGAACAGGCCAAGGCTGCGACGCGCGCGATCAAGGCCAACAAGGCGACGAAAGCCAAGACCAGCGCACTGAAGAGCCTCTTCACCAAGGTCAAGGATCCCGATCCGGACGATTCCGTCAACTGATCATGAGAAAAGCCGCTACGGGCTTACGCGTGAAGTAACAAAGCCCTGTTTTTCACGGGTATAGTGCTCACTCAAGCAGAGGTATCCCGATCATTATTGATGGTGAGAATGGCCCCGTTGGCTCCCGCTGGGACGACGAAGAATAACATCCGTCCGAATGCGTTCCGCCCTGCGGGAATGATGTGGAAGTCGTCGTATCGAGGAATCCAAGATGGAGATCGAACTCAGAATTGCGAAGAATCTCATTACTTCCTCTCTTGGAGCAGCAAGATATCCCATGCATTGATAAAGCCGATACGTTCTTCGCGCTTTAGAATGCTTGCCCGCAACTCGTCAGCGATTTGGGCCAAACTCATCTAAAACTCCTGCTGTGTCAGGACTCTGGGCACTGCCATCGTGCGTGATCCCAAAGCAATCCATGAGCCCCTGATCAGGTCGACAGGGACATCAGGTTGCGGGTCAAGCCTTTCCTTCGGGGTACTCGAACTTGGCGTTAACTCTCCGTCCTTTTCTATCGACAAGGTGAAGGCGTGCCAGGCGACATAGCTCATCAATAATCCTCATGATGAACATAACCCGACCTACGCGGAAGTCATTCAGAAACAAGCGGACGTCAACGAGATCCTTCCCACGCTCGCCGCGATCGGTATCAACGTATTCCTGGGAGCCTACATCGCCTCACGCCAGCCTCCGCGCTATGATATGGATGAAGGCCACAAGTATGTGACTAACCGGACGCCGTTCGAACCTGCTGAAATCGTCTTGGTGGTCATCAGCGACACCACTACAAGCCATCTGGTGCGCCGGCTTGTTCATTTGTGTCGAGATTTCACCCAACTTTGCATTTCGTCGGGACCCAGCATGGATGTCGATATCGCGAAGTCGTCAACGGGCTCTCAGCCACTGAATGGATCGCCTCAAATGCAAATCAGGGTCAAAGCGGTGTGAAACTGAACAGCCCATTGCCTTTGCAGGCTTCCAACCGGCGTAGGATATTCGCCATCGCCATCAGCGCGGCATCTACATATTCTAATGTCTTCAACTATTGCGGGTACATTACGGTAAGTAACTTAGAATCTCTTGTCTGTCTCCTTCGTTAAATATGACACAGAACTCAATTCTTCCTTCCCTCTGCCAAAACGCGACAGCATCATTTAGAATGTCTGCATAGATGCCTGCATCCGCCGACGGAAGCTTTAATCTATATGGATGATTGAGAATAACAGCATCCTCCTCAACCCAATGAAAATCCTTTAAGCAATCATAGAGTGCATTCCAATTAAAACCAAAATAATCTGGCAACCTCAATTTATTTTTTAGATCTAACAGAAGATCGTCCGATGTGAGTATATCAGGGGCGACCTGCGCGTATAGAGCGCTATCGAATACTTTTGGGCATTTGCCAAAGAAAAACAAAGCCAACCTTCCCGCTATTTTACTTGAATGAACGTCTTGTAGTGATCAGGTGTGTACCACATATCGCCACCTTGGCCTACCACTACACGCTGCGGTCCCGGCCCACCGATCCCCTGAGTCGGGACTACGAATTCCGTGTAATATCCTTTAGGCTGCAAGGGTAAAGCCGACTGTCCCGTGACGCGATCAGGATAATTGTTATAAACCGTTCCATCATTTTTATGCGGAAAGCTTTGCCCATTAGCTATTCTGTTGAACGTCGGTTCGAGATCGACCGTACCCTCAAAAACTTGTCCAGTTTTCTTATCGACAACCTTAACGCCATCTATGAAGCGCGTAGGTGATGAACCGCAAGAGTTGTGGACCCATATAGGTTCAACACTGCTTCTTGCTTGTTTGACGAAGTACGTGTGGAAATCAGCGATCGTCAGGTTGTAAGCGTTAAGCCGCCTTTCTTCGACACGGACATCGATGACCGAGCTCCAGCTTCCATCAGCGTTGAACAGTTTGTCTCCTGACCGCAGCTCGCCCGCGGCAACCCAGGCTCCGTTCTTGATCGGCCCATGATAGACGCGGCCTTCCGGCAATGAAACAGGCACCTCTCGCGCTTCGGCCAAGGCAGCGAAAAACGGATGGTTCTTGGTGGTCGTGATTGTCTGTTTCTGCCCATTCTTACCGGATTTGACAGTCAGATAGGCGGTTTCCTTATGCTCCTCGCTAATCCTCGCAAGCGCAAGTTTATAGCCTTCATGCCCTTGTTCATCGCGCGACCAAACGAATGTCTTTCCGGGACGAATCTCCCGAATAGCAGTGAAGCCTTCGACCGTTTTGACGAGGGTTGAGCCATCAAACGAGCAACCTGTCGCACATTGGCCTCCAATGCAGCCTCCAACCGCGTCGAGTGTTTCGTCGAGAGCGTCGGCTGTTTTCGATCCGGGGCCTCTGCCAGATGGTCCATTCTGGCCGAGCGTTACGATGCCATAAAGGATTTCGCTGCGAAGCGCGGCGGATAATCCGCTCTTTGACGCCGTGAGTAGCGCCTTTGCTTCGTCACTCTTGAAATTTGCAGCGATACGATCCGCATCGGCGATTTGGCCTAGATCGCTGTCGTCAGCATAGTCATAAGCTTGCAAAAGCGCCCATTGCCTTTGTAGCCCACCGATCGGCGTAACGTAGTCGCCATCGCCTGTCAGAGCAGCGTCCACATATTGTGCCGCCGCAATGCGCAAATCGGTTCTGGCTTTGACACATTCGCTCGATGAGTTTCCGGCACAACTCTTTAGTTGGTCGTCACGCGCCTGAGAGAGATCGAGAAGCTCATCATGACGCTTGCAATCCTTGGCGCTGCCGCCCCGGCAGGCCAATTCGGCGAGTTCGAGCTCCTTAGCCTCCTTATGCGTCAGATAGTTATAGTTGACATTATCGAGCGCAGCGGCGGCGCCCGTACCTCCGCCGGCAGCAGCGCCGACTGCGGCTGCTACCCACTGGGTAATGGCGCTCTTCTGCGTGTCTGTAAGATTAGGATTGGTCTGCAGCACCTGTTGAAGCACACCATTGGCGACTTCACTCAGCGCACCACCGAGAGCACCGGCACCCACGTTGGTGCCGGCGACCTGTGACACGATAGCGCCGACGGCGGCATGCAAGGCA
Coding sequences within it:
- a CDS encoding DUF2282 domain-containing protein, which translates into the protein MNKMSALALAASVAAAATLVAGATTASAADAKEKCYGVALKGQNDCAAGPGTTCAGTSKVDYQRNSWKLVPAGTCETIKTPSGHGTLAQGPAPV
- a CDS encoding DoxX family protein, producing MQNQMMTAASAERETVPQRLYGALKLLDRIPHDLIALIARLSIAAVFWQSGQTKVDSWHVTDNAVYLFQTEYKLPLVDPWIAAHIAAFSEHFFPFLLVIGFASRLSALALLGMTLVIEIFVYPDAWPTHGTWATCFLVIIAGGPGRIALDHLIARRFARSA
- a CDS encoding phytanoyl-CoA dioxygenase family protein, which produces MHNPPARDLESVARQGSRFKRMAVRIPTYLTDLKENPAWLPMFLLARTLPFRRMHWFATKQTVRLPVSGASMFAGVERSAVVNALRTDGIYPSLTLPDHIHREIAEFALATGCYGNFNRQLEFVASEHSQAEARFGRPILSGHFFERSLDCEAVMAVQRDPLLIDVARQYLGGQAKVITTRIWWSFPTQASEADRSLASLDKYHFDLDDWRMLKFFFNLVDVDEGTGPHVFVKGSHKRRRVRHQLTLLVGHPANEVLDYYGQANALTLTGKAGSGFVEDPFGFHMGTVPTQKPRLMMEVGFGVSKPSQRRFHGEPVLR
- a CDS encoding DUF2282 domain-containing protein codes for the protein MKNSILTLAIAGSIASALASVAAPASAADTKEKCYGVALKGQNDCAAGKHDCAGKSTMSYDKMSFKLVPTGTCTSMKTPKGHGSLTPA
- a CDS encoding sigma-70 family RNA polymerase sigma factor yields the protein MNHSAREEEWAVWMRAAIGGDAQAYHRFLIAVTPRLRAMAKRRCDQLGAPVSEAEDVVQEVLLAVHLKRGTWDSSRPIGPWLSTIVRNKLIDSLRRRGRHMSVPIDDVIDFLEAEEHTDALDRLDVDRMLEQLKDPGKTIVRSISVDGASVRDTADRLKMTEGAVRVALHRALKALAALYRSETSENR
- a CDS encoding NrsF family protein, which produces MKTDDLINLLAQDAPVRMRIGKVLTLAVVAGILISGGVFFAMIGFRADIDTAMETVRFLFKFVVTIALAATACAVVFRIGRPGASLRLWGWTLLLAPILLLAAAAIEMAVMPADSWSARMIGHNARFCLTLIPLLSIGPLACFIFALRQGAPEKPGAAGAVAGLAASGIAATFYASNCTDDSPLFVLLWYPIAIAMVTAVGYVLGRRLLRW
- a CDS encoding DUF692 domain-containing protein, producing the protein MKPSELPRRAGVGFKPEHFAAINGAAQPIGFFEVHAENYMGDGGPPHAQLGRLRQDYALSIHGVGLSIGSMQALDKEHLARLKIVCDRYEPESFSEHLAWSTHDTTFLNDLLPLPYTEVTLSQVCAHIDQVQTILGRQMLLENPATYLLFEESTIEETEFLAEVAKRTGCGLLLDVNNVFVAATNHHMDARAYLKRFPVQWVREIHLSGHSETIDDAGAPLLIDSHDTPVKDPVWELYEELIGRTGPIASLVEWDNDVPEWPVLRAEAEAADAILKRAAARWAA
- a CDS encoding DNA-binding domain-containing protein, which codes for MSLATQSEFAAALVDPDRAVPKGLTAWNGPRPARRFGVYRNNVAIGLIGALASRFPAAERIVGEEFFAAMAHEFIQLHPPRSPLLLAYGDDFPDFVESFEPAREIPYLRDVMRLEALRGRAYHAADAVPLDAVLLTTIEPAGLTELTFVPHPSASVARSAHPAITIWAMNTGEIELADIADWTGEDALVIRPKMIVEVHRLPPGGATFLEQLFAGAALGGAYEAALAEAANFDLSANLAGAFTAGAFMAIR
- the rfbB gene encoding dTDP-glucose 4,6-dehydratase — its product is MTILVSGGAGFIGGNFVLDWLERHDETVVNLDKLTYAGNLDTLKGLKGDDRHVFVHGDIGDRELVSDLLAMHRPRAVINFAAESHVDRSIHGPGDFIQTNIVGTFNLLEAVRGYWDDLPDGEKQGFRFLHVSTDEVYGTLSKDDAPFNELNRYEPNSPYSASKAASDHLVRAWQHTYGLPVLTTNCSNNYGPYHFPEKLIPLVILNALSGKSLPIYGDGQQIRDWLYVRDHCSAIRRVLEAGKLGETYNVGGWNEKPNLDVVHTICAILDELRPKADGGRYSDQITFVRDRPGHDRRYAIDARKLERELGWRPEETFETGIRKTITWYLENQDWVRNVTSGAYREWVGKQYEAQL
- a CDS encoding DUF1003 domain-containing protein, which gives rise to MTETKTFEPAEGIVDFDAGEGESPTVVEMDDYTKSLAQAKAKSVKLIDAITGQVLKKKDAVHVDDLRPSLADFMRLKHPELRADDYISRKVMDDYRAQYIAELLTDERGELSNLEDEVVESLKTHDTLAENIEEDYEDHRSIGDRMADGVAIFGGSWTFIISFCLFLTVWMGINVLMGDNKAFDAYPFILLNLILSTIAALQAPIIMMSQRRQEQKDRLRALNDYKVNLKAELEIRHLHEKVDHLLNRQWERLTEIQQIQIEMMLEQAKAATRAIKANKATKAKTSALKSLFTKVKDPDPDDSVN
- a CDS encoding barstar family protein; this translates as MALFFFGKCPKVFDSALYAQVAPDILTSDDLLLDLKNKLRLPDYFGFNWNALYDCLKDFHWVEEDAVILNHPYRLKLPSADAGIYADILNDAVAFWQREGRIEFCVIFNEGDRQEILSYLP